One part of the Malus sylvestris chromosome 2, drMalSylv7.2, whole genome shotgun sequence genome encodes these proteins:
- the LOC126584413 gene encoding annexin-like protein RJ4 isoform X2: MATLTVPDHFSSNEDAEALRKACKGWGTDEKAIISILGHRNAAQRKQIRLSYEQSYQEDLLKRLESELSGDFEKAVYRWILDPADRDAVLAHVAIKKSGCNYNVIIEIATILSPEELFAVRKAYQVRYKHSLEEDLAAHTTGDIRKLLVALVTAYRYDGGEINAKLAKSEADILHDAIKDKAFNHDEIIRILSTRSKTQLMATFNHYRDDHKISISKTLLEEGADDLQKALHVVIRCLNDHKKYFEKVLRNGIRRLGTDEDALTRVIVTRAERDLKDIKEVYYKKNSVPLEHAVAKDTSGDYKDFLLTLLGKE; the protein is encoded by the exons ATGGCAACCCTCACTGTTCCAGATCACTTCTCTTCTAACGAGGATGCAGAAGCTCTCAGAAAGGCATGCAAAG GATGGGGGACTGATGAGAAGGCTATAATCTCTATTCTGGGACACAGAAATGCGGCACAGAGAAAGCAAATCAGGCTTTCTTATGAGCAGTCTTATCAAGAAGATCTTCTCAAACGCCTTGAATCCGAGCTTTCTGGGGATTTTGAG AAAGCTGTGTACCGTTGGATCTTGGATCCTGCAGATCGAGATGCTGTTTTGGCTCATGTGGCCATCAAGAAATCTGGGTGTAACTACAATGTCATCATCGAAATTGCAACCATACTATCTCCTGAAGAGCTCTTTGCAGTAAGGAAAGCTTACCAAGTTCGCTACAAGCACTCCTTGGAGGAAGACTTGGCTGCCCACACCACTGGTGATATCCGAAAG CTTCTGGTTGCTTTAGTGACTGCGTATCGTTATGACGGTGGCGAGATCAATGCAAAACTGGCAAAATCGGAAGCTGATATTCTTCATGATGCTATCAAAGACAAGGCTTTCAATCATGATGAAATTATTAGGATCCTCAGTACTAGGAGCAAGACTCAGCTCATGGCAACCTTTAACCACTACCGAGATGACCATAAAATTTCCATCAGTAAG ACTTTGTTGGAAGAGGGTGCTGATGATCTCCAGAAGGCACTGCATGTAGTCATCAGATGCCTCAATGACCACAAGAAGTACTTTGAGAAGGTTCTTCGCAATGGTATCAGGAGGCTTGGGACCGATGAGGATGCTCTCACTCGTGTGATTGTGACGAGGGCTGAGAGGGACTTGAAGGACATCAAGGAGGTTTACTACAAGAAAAACAGCGTTCCTCTCGAACATGCTGTGGCTAAAGACACTTCCGGGGATTACAAGGACTTCCTCCTTACTCTGCTGGGGAAGGAATAG
- the LOC126584413 gene encoding annexin-like protein RJ4 isoform X1 has protein sequence MATLIASENFSPIEDAEVLRKSVKGWGTDEKAIISILGHRNAAQRKQIRLSYEQSYQEDLLKRLESELSGDFEKAVYRWILDPADRDAVLAHVAIKKSGCNYNVIIEIATILSPEELFAVRKAYQVRYKHSLEEDLAAHTTGDIRKLLVALVTAYRYDGGEINAKLAKSEADILHDAIKDKAFNHDEIIRILSTRSKTQLMATFNHYRDDHKISISKTLLEEGADDLQKALHVVIRCLNDHKKYFEKVLRNGIRRLGTDEDALTRVIVTRAERDLKDIKEVYYKKNSVPLEHAVAKDTSGDYKDFLLTLLGKE, from the exons ATGGCTACACTAATTGCTTCTGAAAACTTCTCTCCCATTGAAGATGCCGAAGTTCTTCGAAAATCTGTGAAag GATGGGGGACTGATGAGAAGGCTATAATCTCTATTCTGGGACACAGAAATGCGGCACAGAGAAAGCAAATCAGGCTTTCTTATGAGCAGTCTTATCAAGAAGATCTTCTCAAACGCCTTGAATCCGAGCTTTCTGGGGATTTTGAG AAAGCTGTGTACCGTTGGATCTTGGATCCTGCAGATCGAGATGCTGTTTTGGCTCATGTGGCCATCAAGAAATCTGGGTGTAACTACAATGTCATCATCGAAATTGCAACCATACTATCTCCTGAAGAGCTCTTTGCAGTAAGGAAAGCTTACCAAGTTCGCTACAAGCACTCCTTGGAGGAAGACTTGGCTGCCCACACCACTGGTGATATCCGAAAG CTTCTGGTTGCTTTAGTGACTGCGTATCGTTATGACGGTGGCGAGATCAATGCAAAACTGGCAAAATCGGAAGCTGATATTCTTCATGATGCTATCAAAGACAAGGCTTTCAATCATGATGAAATTATTAGGATCCTCAGTACTAGGAGCAAGACTCAGCTCATGGCAACCTTTAACCACTACCGAGATGACCATAAAATTTCCATCAGTAAG ACTTTGTTGGAAGAGGGTGCTGATGATCTCCAGAAGGCACTGCATGTAGTCATCAGATGCCTCAATGACCACAAGAAGTACTTTGAGAAGGTTCTTCGCAATGGTATCAGGAGGCTTGGGACCGATGAGGATGCTCTCACTCGTGTGATTGTGACGAGGGCTGAGAGGGACTTGAAGGACATCAAGGAGGTTTACTACAAGAAAAACAGCGTTCCTCTCGAACATGCTGTGGCTAAAGACACTTCCGGGGATTACAAGGACTTCCTCCTTACTCTGCTGGGGAAGGAATAG